A single Anatilimnocola floriformis DNA region contains:
- the purD gene encoding phosphoribosylamine--glycine ligase has protein sequence MKVLVIGNGGREHALAWKLRQSSRVSQVFIAPGNAGTAEEGENINIQANDIAGLIKFAQNNQIGLTVVGPEGPLVDGVVDAFQAAKLRVFGPSRAAAQLEGSKIFCKEMLRHADVPSADFHVFKNPETAQRFILDRYPSEDETVPVVVKADGLAAGKGVIVCNRRRDALDAIDRIARKREFGDAGKQFIIEDRLDGQEASILAFTDGRTIVMLPPAQDHKRAHDGDTGPNTGGMGAYCPAPVVDDRMMGWIEEHILVPTVHAMKRSRQPFKGVLYAGIMLTNQGPKVLEYNVRLGDPECQPLLMRLKTDIVDLIEATIDGRLEELGQLQWDPRHAVCVVMASEGYPGSYEKGRIIRGLNEAAAIPDVKVFHAGTDIVNGNVVNTGGRVLGVTALGNTLSAAKLQAYTAVKCIRWPGAWCRKDISDKALLPPKEDVRRDKPRR, from the coding sequence ATGAAAGTTCTAGTGATCGGCAATGGCGGACGTGAGCACGCGCTGGCTTGGAAGCTGCGGCAGAGCTCGCGCGTCAGTCAGGTCTTCATCGCCCCCGGCAATGCGGGAACTGCCGAGGAAGGCGAGAACATCAACATTCAGGCCAACGACATCGCTGGCCTGATCAAATTTGCCCAGAACAACCAGATCGGTCTGACCGTTGTCGGCCCCGAAGGCCCGCTGGTCGACGGCGTGGTCGATGCCTTTCAAGCTGCCAAGCTGCGGGTCTTTGGCCCCAGTCGCGCCGCCGCACAGCTGGAGGGGAGCAAGATTTTCTGTAAAGAAATGCTCCGCCATGCCGATGTGCCGTCGGCTGATTTTCATGTCTTCAAAAATCCCGAGACGGCGCAGAGGTTCATCCTCGATCGCTATCCTTCCGAGGATGAAACCGTCCCCGTCGTCGTCAAAGCCGACGGCTTGGCCGCGGGCAAAGGCGTGATCGTTTGCAATCGCCGGCGCGATGCGCTCGACGCCATCGATCGCATCGCCCGCAAACGCGAGTTCGGCGACGCCGGCAAGCAGTTCATCATCGAAGATCGCCTCGATGGCCAGGAAGCAAGCATCCTCGCCTTCACCGACGGGCGGACTATTGTCATGTTGCCGCCCGCCCAGGATCACAAGCGCGCTCACGACGGCGACACCGGTCCGAACACCGGCGGCATGGGTGCTTATTGCCCCGCGCCGGTTGTCGACGACCGCATGATGGGTTGGATCGAAGAGCACATCCTCGTGCCGACCGTCCACGCGATGAAGCGTTCGCGTCAGCCGTTCAAGGGCGTGCTCTACGCCGGCATCATGCTGACCAATCAAGGGCCGAAGGTGCTGGAATACAACGTCCGCCTCGGCGATCCCGAATGCCAACCGCTGCTGATGCGGCTGAAGACGGACATCGTCGATTTGATCGAAGCCACCATCGACGGCCGTCTAGAAGAGCTCGGCCAACTGCAGTGGGACCCGCGGCACGCGGTGTGCGTGGTGATGGCCAGCGAAGGCTACCCCGGCAGCTACGAAAAAGGTCGCATCATCCGCGGCTTGAACGAAGCGGCTGCCATTCCCGACGTGAAGGTCTTCCACGCCGGCACCGACATCGTCAACGGCAACGTGGTGAACACCGGCGGCCGCGTCCTCGGCGTGACCGCTCTCGGTAACACGCTCTCGGCTGCCAAGCTGCAGGCCTACACCGCAGTGAAGTGCATCCGCTGGCCGGGAGCCTGGTGCCGCAAAGACATTTCGGACAAAGCGCTGCTGCCGCCGAAGGAAGACGTGCGGCGGGATAAACCGCGCCGGTAG
- a CDS encoding Uma2 family endonuclease: protein MSSGAIYTEPPDPSHAPVINEPAWDLALLYPMQGHWSHEDYLQLTDGTNRLIEFTRGQIEVLPVPTIEHQLIMKYLLKILDQFVDQRQLGIALCAGTRVYLEPDKYREPDIVFNFAAKHARSGKRYYRSADLVMEIVSDDPNSKTRDWEKKVADYAAGGIAEYRVVDPQAQLIVVHTLEGHSYKVHGTFRDGESVTSKLLEGFAVEVGAVFAAGRV, encoded by the coding sequence ATGAGCAGTGGTGCTATCTACACCGAGCCACCTGATCCAAGCCATGCGCCAGTCATCAATGAGCCAGCTTGGGATCTCGCGTTGCTTTACCCAATGCAGGGTCATTGGTCGCACGAGGATTATCTGCAACTGACTGATGGAACCAATCGGCTGATTGAGTTTACTCGCGGACAGATTGAGGTGCTTCCGGTGCCGACGATCGAACATCAGCTGATTATGAAGTATCTACTCAAAATTCTGGATCAGTTTGTCGATCAACGGCAACTGGGAATCGCTTTGTGCGCAGGTACGCGCGTCTACCTCGAACCGGACAAGTATCGTGAGCCTGATATCGTCTTCAACTTCGCCGCAAAACACGCTCGCAGCGGCAAGAGATACTACCGAAGCGCCGACCTGGTAATGGAAATCGTTAGCGACGATCCAAACTCCAAGACTCGCGACTGGGAAAAGAAGGTCGCGGATTATGCAGCCGGAGGAATTGCCGAATACCGGGTTGTCGATCCGCAAGCCCAGTTGATTGTTGTCCACACGCTTGAAGGACATTCCTACAAAGTACACGGAACATTTCGCGACGGAGAGTCTGTCACTTCAAAGCTTCTCGAAGGTTTTGCGGTCGAGGTTGGTGCAGTGTTTGCCGCGGGGCGGGTTTAA